From Rutidosis leptorrhynchoides isolate AG116_Rl617_1_P2 chromosome 3, CSIRO_AGI_Rlap_v1, whole genome shotgun sequence, a single genomic window includes:
- the LOC139900523 gene encoding uncharacterized protein: MSIKQVLTKPEISGRLALWAVELGAYQISYIPRNAIKGQVLADYLVEMSGELEVINERTELKPMQGETWNLFTDGASCSEGASAGLVLASPSGEEHTYALRFNFDVTNNEAEYEAMLADSQLLANQFNGSFEAHDSSMQKYLKLLQESAVRFGHFELAQVPRSQNKKVDALSKLAALTFSHFQKQVWVEELPGKSIDSDLMVASVEEEQPNWMEPILKYIRNDVLPNDKREAHLVRERAPMYIIQNEILYRKSYCGPMMRCVGPIEAEMIIDEVHNGSCALHSGYKTIAAKIMRIGYFWPSLYRDVARIVKRCKSCQRHAPRNRMPRHDMIPVNSPTPFHKWAIDIVGPFPAGPGNVKFLIVAIDYFTKWVEAKAVRTITGVQVRNFVWEYIKFTSVAHPQANGLCEVTNRDIVSGIKKRLYENRTGWVDELPNVLWAHRTTFKKSTWETPFSLVYGSEAPAKILVPTHRVANFDEEVNGEALCKNLNLVEERRLMDAIREANNKQQIAKYYNKRVRALSFDVGEWVL, translated from the exons ATGTCAATCaagcaagtcttaacaaaaccagaAATATCTGGTAGGCTCGCGTTGTGGGCGGTAGAGTTAGGTGCTTATCAAATTTCTTACATTCCGCGCAATGCTATAAAGGGCCAAGTTTTGGCGGATTACCTCGTAGAAATGTCTGGGGAGTTggaggtgattaatgagcgaacAGAATTAAAGCCAATGCAGGGGGAAACATGGAATTTATTTACTGATGGAGCCTCATGTTCAGAAGGTGCTAGTGCAGGTTTAGTATTAGCAAGCCCAAGCGGTGAGGAGCATACGTACGCGTTACGTTTCAATTTTGATGTaacaaacaatgaagcagaatatgaagCGATGCTTGCAG ATTCGCAGTTATTGGCAAATCAGTTTAATGGCTCTTTTGAAGCACATGACTCCTCAATGCAAAAATATTTGAAGTTGTTGCAAGAATCAGCTGTGCGGTTTGGGCATTTTGAACTTGCACAAGTTCCAAGGAGTCAAAATAAGAAAGTAGACGCGTTAAGTAAGCTGGCTGCTTTAACATTTTCACATTTTCAAAAGCAAGTTTGGGTTGAGGAATTGCCAGGCAAATCAATAGATAGCGATTTAATGGTCGCGTCTGTGGAAGAAGAacagccaaattggatggaaccaattTTGAAATATATCCGCAATGACGTTTTACCAAATGATAAGCGCGAAGCTCATTTAGTTAGAGAGCGAGCACCAATGTACATCATTCAAAATGAAATTTTGTATCGTAAGTCATATTGTGGTCCAATGATGCGGTGTGTTGGCCCAATTGAAGCAGAAATGATAATTGATGAAGTACATAATGGTTCCTGCGCATTACATTCAGGTTATAAAACTATCGCGGCTAAAATTATGCGGATAGGTTACTTTTGGCCATCCTTATACCGCGATGTCGCAAGGATTGTTAAGCGTTgcaaaagttgccaaaggcatgctccacGGAATCGGATGCCAAGGCATGATATGATTCCCGTTAATTCGCCAACGCCATTTCACAAGTGGGCTATTGATATTGTAGGACCATTTCCCGCAGGTCCTGGAAATGTCAAATTCCTAATTGTGGCAATTGACTACTTtacaaaatgggttgaagctaaggcggttcgcactattacTGGAGTGCAAGTGCGTAATTTTGTGTGGGAGTATATT AAGTTTACATCAGTGGCACATCCGCAGGCTAATGGCTTGTGTGAAGTAACCAACCGCGATATTGTgagcggtattaaaaagaggttataTGAAAATCGAACTGGTTGGGTGGATGAGCTGCCCAATGTAttatgggcacatcgcactactttcaaGAAGAGTACATGGGAAACACCCTTTAGTTTAGTATATGGCTCTGAAGCACCTGCTAAAATTCTTGTTCCAACGCATAGAGTCGCTAACTTTGATGAAGAAGTGAATGGCGAAGCCTTATGCAAAAATTTGAATTTAGTTGAAGAGCGAAGGTTAATGGATGCTATCAGAGAGGCAAATAATAAACAGCAAATTGCCAAATATTACAACAAAAGAGTACGCGCTTTGTCTTTTGATGTAGGTGAATGGGTGCTGTGA